From Daucus carota subsp. sativus chromosome 6, DH1 v3.0, whole genome shotgun sequence:
tttttaatgtataaaagagagatagggGAGTAAAAGTGATGTAAAAATGGAGGAAAAATGAGTAAGTGATGGAACCCATTGATTATTTTTGGTAAGGTTTGAAATGTATGGGACATCCTAAAAAGGAAACGGTAAAGAAATGATTAGCACatgagggagtatatttttttattaaatatattgaatatttatttttattttgaagataaaattatgttcaagtaatATGAATCTTTaagtttcttttttttgaagtaaTAAATCTTTAAGTTAAGAtagttttttaataaataataaatgtgtggttaatatttttatatatgttaaacaaatattttcatGTAACATATTAAGTaaattcttaatattttttttttgataaaaaagaatcaattcattaatcaaaAGCCATAGACAatctacaaatataatcaaaattggACAAACGCTAAATTATATCACTGTTGAAATTTTCTTTGTTGGAGAGATAACTAGctttgaaaatgatttaaaatatatgtacttTTTTCACCCAATTGATTTTCACTCGACTATTCTCAATAATCAACCATAAATACGATTTCATAATAACCTTCGAATCTAAATAAACTCATGAAAATCATGCTGATATATAACCTTGGTAGGGAGAACATCGAAACACACCAAACCGAAAATcaacataaaattcaaataaattgagAACTCATTGAAAGGTAACCAAGATTTCAAACAAGAAaacggaaaaaaaaaattgagacgggcgaaaaccgatggaagtcccttcaaatttttttaatggaAGCTAGGGTTTGAGGGAGTGAGAGTTGGGAATGATACGAAGGAAGTTAGTATATAAATTCTTAATATTTAAACCCGTTAAGAAGATTGATCCTAAGAAATATGATAACTGGGAACATTTCTATGAGTtctaataataatgattattaAACAGATTCAATTAAACATGTTACAAATTGAATAGGTTCGTATATATATCCATGTACCCTAATAAATTCAGCTAAATCTGTAGTAGTTGTTTTTGTGTAATTCTAGTTCATAAAATTACTGGGCAGATTGGTTACAGCTTACTTTGTCTGTGGTCAGTAATGAATACATGCCCTGCTTTAGTAACGTAATTTTGCGATTAATATTGTGTTAATAGATCAGCTCTTCTTTTAAGAGTTGTGTTAATAGAGCATATTAATGATTATAGTATTTGTCAACCAGCACTCAATTCCAACTGAGAAAATAACTCTGTGACAGCttaagaagttgaaaataattcaaataCATAGCTCCAACTTTAAACAACAGTAAAACATATAGTCATAGAGTGCAAGTGTGCACGAACATGCAGACATTATTAACTAAGGAACAACAGGAGTTGCTACAGCACGAAGCGGGTGAAGCTTGGCCAGAGTGATCCCAAACTTATCCTCCATGTCCAAATCTCCTGGTGCAATCCCACCTTCAAGTTTCCAGTCAAAACAATTTATGAGGGATCCCACCATCATGGGCACCATTCTCATAGCCAGGGGCAATCCAGGACATTTCCTGCGACCCGCGCCAAAGGGAATCAGCTCGAGATCATGCCCATACACATCAACTTTGGAGTCCATGAATCTCTCTGGCTGGAATGACAGTGGATTTTCCCATAGCGTGGGATCGCGTCCGAAAGCCCATACATTCACCAGCACTTGAGAATTCTTGGGAATTATATAGCCACTTAATTCAACATCTTCTGTCACTTGGCGTGGTAGTAAGAAGGGAACTGGTGGGTGCAACCTTGCACTCTCTTTCACAATGCATTGCAAATAAGTCAACTTAGAAATGTCTGCTTCTTCTACCATCTTGCCTTTTCCGATCACTTGATTCAGCTCAGCTTTCGCCTTGGCCAATACCGTTTCTGGTTTTCTTAAGACCTCAGCCATCGCCCATTCCACTGTACCTGAAGTCGTATCTGTTCCTGCAATGAACAAATCCTGCCCAAGTATATAATTGTTAGAATACTGATAAGTACTCCTCCTAGCACTTTCAGATTTTCGAAGAATCGATTAcataacatggtatcagagctctcttatatactccctccgtcccagccaattgtAGCCAATTGTTTACGTtcggtttgggcacggaggttaagaaatatgtaagtagtaaaaaagagaaagaaaagtgggtaaaatagTGGGacctattaatttttaatgtatgaaaGGGAGATAGcgttaagaaatatgtaagtagtaaaaaagagaaagaaaagtgggtaaaatggtgggacccattaatttttaacGTATAAAAGGGAGATAGCGGAATAAAAGTAGCGTGAAAACGGAGGAAAGATTGGGACATGATTGGACCcatatttttggtaagttttgtaatataaagaactggaaaagacatcccaaaaaggaaaccgtaaataatctggtgggacggaggagtATACTATAGAACAAATCACTTATATACACAAGGAAAAATTATCTTACAGTGAGCAAGTGATTGGCGTGTCGTTTCTCAATTTCATTTGTTCGCAACAATTTTAACAGTTCGTCCAGCACATCTGTACTAGTACTGTCCTCAGAGTCCCCCAACTTCTTTAGCTCCAAACGCTCATTTACCATACCATCAAACAACTTGATTACCTTTCCAAAACCAACACTTGATCGTCCTCTGATACCTTGAGGATCGAAAGACCTAAGAATAGGAAAATAATCCACAAAATTAGGCGTACCTGCCTCCTTCATAATATTCCACACCGTGTCCTTAAACTCCTTAGTGTCACTCCCATGATACGGATCTGCCATATCCTTGGAAAACATGGTATTCGACAAAAGATTAAGCGCAGTCTGAAACGCAGCACAACCAATATCTACAGCCTCCCCCCTTTCGCTACACTTATTAACGTAACCAACAAGCTCCTGCACCTTGTTCATTCGAAGATGATGACTTGCATCCAGCTTGCTTGTAGTAAAAATATGAGAGCTCATAATTTTTCTTAGATTCCTCCACTGACTTCCAACAGGCAACCATGCAACCGAGGACTTGAAATGGTCGCGAGCACGTATAGCATCGGGCAGGGGCCGAGTAGAGAAGGCCAGGTCTTGCTTTTGCAGGACTTCTCGAGCTGCAGTCGGTGAAGTGATCACTATGGTGGTTATACGTCCCAGTCTTAGACTCATGATCGGGCCGTAAACCTTAGCCAGTTTGGCTAAGGATTTATGCGGTTGTTTGCCGAGGTGGTGTATATTTCCTATTAGTGGCAAGGGGGATGGTCCTGGTGGAAGCTTTTGAACAGCTTTCACATGATTTTTTCGTAGTAAGAAGAGTGAAAAGGCCAGCAGTATGCACAGCAAACTGATCAAAAAGATCTCCATATGCGCTGGTTCTGGTTGAACCTTGACGAAGGGTTAATATACTGATAAAAATAGGAAGATATGGGTTGGGAACTTGGGATGCTTATGCAATTGTGTTGGTCTCTGTTTCCATTTATACACAAACATGGCCGACAGAAAATAGAAATGAATGGCTCCAAttaaaacaacctaaaatgtcAATGTCCAGAATACTGATTAAAGATTTTACGGCTCAATTATTTCTCAAATACATTTCGCAGGCataacaaccattttttagttAAGTATCGGATTTTTATTGGTTTTAATCTCATTAATAGTGATGACGCTATTTGTGATAGCTGTCTTGACATTAATGTGATTCCACCAATTAAGTCCCGATTATCTAATTGATTGCTAAACGGTGATTCAACCGATTAATCCTAATTTAGGTTTTTTTACAATACTGGTGTGGATTTTTATCATCTCTAGCCTCCTCGTACATGAATTCTTATCGTTTGTGTTTACAAGGCCGAATCTAGAAATTTGGGTGCTCTAAACCATTTTTGAAACTGGTGCCCTTATTTTTCAAGAtcgtaaatgaaaattttacatacatTTAAATTCAATATACAAAGAAATCATAAAAACATTGGTTTAGGATTAACATAATCAATTCAAatgcatgtaaatatataaatacataaatatatcattatatactaCATATGTATAGATTTTTTAATGCCCTGAGATAGTGATGGTCAAGACGTTCGTCTTGGTATGCCGACCAAGGGCCATTCCTGTGTGTTTCTAGTGAGGGATTTAAGAGTCAACCAGATAGTTCACAACCTGGTTGGTGACCAAAGACCATTCCTGGATGTTTCTGTTGAGAGATTTAAGAGTCAGCCAGATAGTTCACAACCTTCGTAacaaccataatctgcaacGTACTTCTGAAAGCCATGGCCATTGCTCTCCAAACACTAACCATAAATTAGGACAATCTTGGGGGCATGGCCCTGATATAGCTCTGTTGTagactgatatatatatatatatattaatacagaACATCACAGCCCGTTTTGGTGTGTAAAAAACTAAACCTCACTCCTTAATTTGAAAACGCTAATAAACTTAAGGTTTGTCTAGTATGTGCCATGAGACTGAATTCTATAAATTTGGgacattttgattggtgtgtttATTGTATTTGCATGGGTTCCACAAATAATAAGAAATAGGAGCCAATTAAAATGAGTAAAACTTGTAATTTCTAGTGTTTAGCATGTGCCATGAGCACACTGGAAAAACCGATAAACTTATTGGTGTAGAAAATGGCAAATGAGAAAACAATCAAAGTGACTGCAACCAAACTGTCTTGGACCATTGTCAGATCTAGAAGATTGTgacatgtatattatattattaaatcccAAAATTTTTTGTCAGTATTTGGGTAAAATTATGagcttatttatataataaaaaactaatttttatatttcctaactaaaaaaaattcaaatttttaataataatattggacaacatagcaattaacttttttaacaaaatcagattcctAACTAAAAACTcgatttctaaaaataacacatgcaatatacattaaaaaatgaaatattattatatataattattaatatacaactaATGATATATTTCAactaatgttatttttaattactccaTGTTATCAATTTAATATCATGGATCCATACAATCCATTTATACTATCCtgtacaataataataatattattattatcatcattattatttttatattaaaaatgaaatattaataatttaattggtTAGTCGAATTTTATCTGCCGACTAGTATTATTCATATGGGTCTCCTTAATATATAATGTTTCCaataaatcattttattataaataaagccaaaaattttaaaaattcggtTAATATGATCGATTTGTAtgtcaattaaatttaaactatAGAAGACAAATTTATAGATGTTAAAAATCACTATACGGGTTATAAGCTGGTGATGATTAAAAAGcaattattaaaagtataatttttaaacaatGATAAACATACAGTCTTAGAGTGGCATGTAAAAAAAAGTAGTCGTCACGGAACAACAAGAGTTGCTAGAGCACGAAGGGGATGAAGCTTGGCCAGAGTGATCCCGAACTTATCCTCCATGTCCAACTCCCCTGCTGCAATATCACCTTCAAGTTCCCAGTCAAAACAATTTATGAGGGATCCCACCATGATGGGCACCATCCTCATGGCCAGGGGCAATCCAGGACATTTCCTTCGACCCGCGCCAAATGGAATCAGCTCGAGATCATGCCCATACACATCAACTTTGGAGTCCGTGAATCTCTCCGGCTGGAATGACAGTGGATTTTCCCATAGGGCAGGATCGCGCCCAAAAGACCATACATTCACCAGCACTTGCGAATTTTTGGGAATTATATAGCCACTTAATTCAACATCTTCTGTCACTTGGCGTGGTAGCAAGAAGGGAACCGGTGGGTGCAACCTTGCACTCTCTTTCACAATGCATTGCAAATAAGTCAACTTAGAAATGTCTGCTTCTTCTACTATCTTGCCTTTTCCGATCACTTGATTCAGCTCAGCTTTCGCCCTGGCCAATACTGTTTCCGATTTCTTTAATACCTCAGCCATCGCCCATTCCACTGTACTTGAAGTCGTCTCTGTTCCTGCAACGAACAAGTCCTGTCCAAGTATATAATTTGTGACTTTAATCAATTCGGATATCATGATTTGTATGATTATGACAAAAAAGCAATTGACAAAAATCCTTATATATCCTATAGAACAAATCACTTATTATCTTACCGTGAACAAGTGATTGGTGTGTCGTCTGTCAATTTCATTTGTTCGCAACAATTTCAGCAGTTCGTCGAGCACATCTATACTAAGATTGTCCTCAGAGTCCCCCAATTTCTTCAGCTCCAAACGCTCATTTACCATACCATCAAACAACTTGATTAACTTTCGAAAATGAACACTTGTTCGTCGTTTAATACCTTGAGGATCGATAGACCTAAGAATAGGAAAATAATCCGCAAAATTAGGCTTACCGGACTCCATCATAATGCTCCACACCGTGTCCTTAAACTCCCTAGCTACATTCCCATGATACGGATCTGCGATATCCTTGGAAAACATGGTATTAGACAAAAGATTAAGCGCGGTCTGAAATGCAGCACAACCAATATCTACAGCCTCCCCCCTTTCGCTACACTTACTAACGTAACCAACAAGCTCCTGCACCTTGTTCGTTCGAAGATGATGACTTGCATCCAGCTTGCTAGTAGTAAAAATATACGAGCTCATAATTTTTCTTAGGCTCCTCCACTGATTTCCAACAGGCAACCATGTAACCGAGGACTTGAAATGGTCGCAAGCACGTATAGCATCGGGTTGGGTCCGAGTAGAGAAGGCCAGGTCTTGCTTTTGGAGGACTTCTCGAGCTGCAGTCGGTGAAGAGATGACTATGGTGGTTATGCGTCCCAGTCTTAGACTCATGATCGGACCGTAAACATGAGCCAGGTTGGCTAGTGATTTATGCGGGTGTTTGCCGAGATTGTGTATATTTCCTATGAGTGGCAATGGGGAGGGTCCTGGTGGAAGCTTTTGAACAGCTTTGACATTGTTTCTTTGTAGTAAGAAGAGTGAAAAGGCCAGCACTATGCAGAAAAAACTGATAAAAAAGATCTCCATATGCCCCGGAGAGGTGAAAATAGTGATGAAAAGGTAAAGAAGATGATGGTTTGGATGCTTATGCGATTGTAGTAGTTTCTGTTTCTAAATTACACCCCACACGACCGACTGCAAAAATAGAAATGTCATTAAATGAGTGGTTCTTGTTAAAACACCTAAAACGTCTATCTCTAGAactagggctgttcacgaaccgagccaagccgagttttgaccgaaccgagccgagctttaattttttttctgacgagccgagccgggccgagcttttttatcgaacaaaaattgtgttcaagctcggctcgttaactaacgagccgaacacgagcttgttcgcgaacaaatacaagccgagccgagtcgaatcgagtcgagccgagccagaaaaaaaataaggacaaaccgctagttgactcttaaaatagctaaccaaataattttaattttttttaaactttgtttatatcactaaaatgtatatatgttaacatccatacggttagatcggtaagaaatattttttaaaatattgaaacactaaattaggattaaacactagttagcggtactagttaaccttctacttgactgttaaaatagcaaaccatataaaattattattttccgaaattttggtAACATcacgaaaatatatatatatatatatatatatatattaattatatgttgaattctgagtttaataacatatataaattataaaaaaaaacccgaaaatattacattttttcgagttttaatgagccgagctcgagccgagcgagctcgagccgaacatactaaaagctcggctcgagctcgtttacttaacgaacaattttttgtgttcgagctcgagctcgttaacttaacgagccgagccgaacgagctcttaacgagccgagctcgagcttgttcgcgaacagctcggttcgttaaacagccctatcTAGAACACTGATTAAGATTCGACAGTTCAATTATTTCTCAGAAAGCTACAGTGGCCGCTGACCAAGGGGCTCGGAGCGGAGATATTGTTTCAACACGGCTACAGCGACAGGATAGCAACTAggcagaaaaataaaatcagagAATAGATTGTTTTGGATACTACAATGTCAGAGCCACGTGAAGCGATAGAATAATGAGTTAAGGCTTCAATGAGTAAGATACCCGAAAATGTCCCTTTACTGTGAGGGAATTAAACAAAACTTTCGATTTTGTCACCAGTATAAAAAAGCTCCAACCCCATGGATATAGACTTggatgatatataaatataagagtTTAATAACAAATTCATTGCTTAATTTTTTATCAGTTTTGATTTGGTTAtaagataattttaattttaaattaattaaactaaaaaaataaaaacagtcatttaatttatatgcttataaaaatataaaaaaaaattcgatttatattatttcaatagtCAGATTTgaatcaaacatataaatttttataaatatccaatttttccttaatatttaggatttattatattaaaagttGTATTGATTTAATACATATGCTTTTAAATCGTTATAAGAAAATGAATATATGTAGACAACACATTTTTTCTATccaattattttatattgagaAATTATACTGAAAATGTTTTTTTGCACAAGTTTAATTCTTTTTGAATGATTAcatgtttattaattttaaaattttgtacagTCAGGTACTCATGTCCTTATGAATCAATATAAGGAAAATTAAATTCGTGGagataaaaatttgtaaatttttgtggtatgattataatttaattattaaactttAATATATTCATTTAGTCACTTAATCCATATGTGTTCATGTTTGTAAACAATGAcggggacggaaggagtaattgTAGTTTCATAAGTTTCAATACAAAATAACAATGAATTAACGTATAGATTCTtatctaaattagtttgttaacaaaaaatttccataaattagaaaaaataaatactcgcaaataataagataaatgaataaataaagGGAATTTACCCATGCTACCACTAAttctaagttttttttttgcgaTTTTATTGTCGTTTGAAAAtacttgaaaaaaataattttttaagaagTATTGGCGAAAATATGATCATTAAATGCAACCAGATGTCCTAAGCATGGTTTCATCTGGTTGCAAGTATAGTTGCATGTGGTTGCTTACCGTATTTTTACCAATATTTTTCAAAGTTAggtatttttcaaataaatataattgcaTGTGGGCCCGtacaatatttttgcaaataat
This genomic window contains:
- the LOC108227468 gene encoding geraniol 8-hydroxylase-like — its product is MEIFLISLLCILLAFSLFLLRKNHVKAVQKLPPGPSPLPLIGNIHHLGKQPHKSLAKLAKVYGPIMSLRLGRITTIVITSPTAAREVLQKQDLAFSTRPLPDAIRARDHFKSSVAWLPVGSQWRNLRKIMSSHIFTTSKLDASHHLRMNKVQELVGYVNKCSERGEAVDIGCAAFQTALNLLSNTMFSKDMADPYHGSDTKEFKDTVWNIMKEAGTPNFVDYFPILRSFDPQGIRGRSSVGFGKVIKLFDGMVNERLELKKLGDSEDSTSTDVLDELLKLLRTNEIEKRHANHLLTDLFIAGTDTTSGTVEWAMAEVLRKPETVLAKAKAELNQVIGKGKMVEEADISKLTYLQCIVKESARLHPPVPFLLPRQVTEDVELSGYIIPKNSQVLVNVWAFGRDPTLWENPLSFQPERFMDSKVDVYGHDLELIPFGAGRRKCPGLPLAMRMVPMMVGSLINCFDWKLEGGIAPGDLDMEDKFGITLAKLHPLRAVATPVVP
- the LOC108225433 gene encoding geraniol 8-hydroxylase-like, which encodes MEIFFISFFCIVLAFSLFLLQRNNVKAVQKLPPGPSPLPLIGNIHNLGKHPHKSLANLAHVYGPIMSLRLGRITTIVISSPTAAREVLQKQDLAFSTRTQPDAIRACDHFKSSVTWLPVGNQWRSLRKIMSSYIFTTSKLDASHHLRTNKVQELVGYVSKCSERGEAVDIGCAAFQTALNLLSNTMFSKDIADPYHGNVAREFKDTVWSIMMESGKPNFADYFPILRSIDPQGIKRRTSVHFRKLIKLFDGMVNERLELKKLGDSEDNLSIDVLDELLKLLRTNEIDRRHTNHLFTDLFVAGTETTSSTVEWAMAEVLKKSETVLARAKAELNQVIGKGKIVEEADISKLTYLQCIVKESARLHPPVPFLLPRQVTEDVELSGYIIPKNSQVLVNVWSFGRDPALWENPLSFQPERFTDSKVDVYGHDLELIPFGAGRRKCPGLPLAMRMVPIMVGSLINCFDWELEGDIAAGELDMEDKFGITLAKLHPLRALATLVVP